The proteins below are encoded in one region of Bacillus vallismortis:
- the cotC gene encoding spore coat protein CotC, producing MGYYKKYKEEYYTVKKTYYKKYYEYDKKYCDHHDKKDYDKKYDDCHKKHDDHDKKDYDYVVEYKKHKHY from the coding sequence ATGGGTTATTACAAAAAATATAAAGAAGAGTATTATACGGTCAAAAAAACGTATTATAAAAAGTATTACGAATATGATAAAAAATACTGTGATCACCATGATAAAAAAGACTATGACAAAAAATATGATGACTGCCATAAAAAACATGATGACCACGACAAAAAAGACTATGATTATGTTGTAGAGTATAAAAAGCATAAACATTACTAA
- a CDS encoding YrpD family protein, giving the protein MLKKVLIAGAVGTAVLFGTLSSGIPGLPAADTQVAKAASQLPKGIGGRAYLNSTGAVFTAKIKLPDTVKNDDSVSTPYIYSGFSAKSGTEADLGLQYSKQYNVWKPLMKVGSKNNETYIEGKDKFTYTKGFRPGSTVQMTIYKNLNGNTRMTLWGTNNDGYTGRIITEIQGTNIGTISKWKTLATAAVSYESQRSAIKATFSTAFNNITIDNKAVTPVVDTQDFAKVVVSGNNVTISLNK; this is encoded by the coding sequence GTGTTGAAAAAAGTATTGATTGCAGGAGCAGTAGGAACAGCGGTTCTTTTCGGAACACTATCATCGGGTATTCCAGGTTTGCCCGCGGCAGACACTCAGGTCGCAAAAGCAGCCTCCCAGCTGCCTAAGGGAATCGGCGGCCGCGCCTATCTGAACAGTACAGGCGCTGTTTTCACAGCTAAAATCAAGCTTCCCGACACCGTAAAAAATGATGACTCAGTCTCTACTCCGTATATTTATTCAGGATTTAGCGCAAAAAGCGGAACTGAGGCAGATCTCGGGCTTCAGTACAGCAAACAATACAATGTCTGGAAGCCTCTCATGAAGGTCGGATCCAAAAATAATGAAACGTATATCGAGGGAAAAGATAAATTCACATATACCAAAGGTTTCCGCCCTGGTAGCACAGTCCAAATGACAATCTATAAAAATTTGAACGGAAATACACGCATGACCCTTTGGGGAACGAACAATGACGGGTATACGGGCCGGATTATCACAGAAATCCAAGGAACCAATATCGGCACAATCTCAAAATGGAAAACTCTTGCTACCGCGGCTGTTTCGTATGAAAGTCAGCGTTCTGCCATCAAAGCAACCTTTTCGACAGCTTTCAATAACATCACAATCGACAATAAAGCCGTCACCCCTGTAGTAGATACACAGGATTTCGCAAAGGTTGTCGTTTCAGGAAATAATGTGACGATTTCTCTTAATAAATAA
- a CDS encoding thymidylate synthase: MTQFDKQYNSIIKDIMNDGISDEECNVRTKWDSDGTPAYTLSIISKQMRFDNSEVPILTTKKVAWKTAIKELLWIWQLKSNDVTELNKMGVHIWDQWKQEDGTIGQAYGFQLGKKNRNLNGEKVDQVDYLLHQLKSNPSSRRHITMLWNPDELDSMVLTPCVYETQWYVKQGKLHLEVRARSNDMALGNPFNVFQYNVLQRMIAQVTGYELGEYIFNIGDCHVYTRHIDNLKVQMEREQFEAPELWINPEVKDFYDFTIDDFKLINYKHGDKLLFEVAV; the protein is encoded by the coding sequence ATGACACAATTCGACAAACAATACAATTCAATTATAAAGGATATCATGAATGATGGAATCTCAGATGAAGAATGTAATGTAAGAACCAAGTGGGACTCTGATGGAACACCTGCTTACACACTAAGCATCATCAGCAAGCAAATGAGATTCGACAACTCAGAAGTTCCTATTTTAACAACAAAAAAAGTTGCCTGGAAAACAGCGATTAAAGAGCTGCTCTGGATTTGGCAGCTGAAATCGAACGATGTTACAGAATTAAACAAAATGGGCGTACATATCTGGGATCAATGGAAACAAGAAGACGGCACCATCGGACAAGCCTATGGTTTCCAGCTGGGCAAGAAAAACAGAAATCTAAATGGAGAAAAAGTAGATCAGGTTGACTATCTTCTACATCAATTGAAAAGCAATCCATCTTCACGCAGACATATTACAATGCTGTGGAATCCTGATGAATTAGATTCAATGGTTTTAACACCTTGTGTATACGAGACACAATGGTATGTGAAGCAAGGTAAACTCCACCTTGAGGTAAGAGCACGGAGCAATGATATGGCGTTGGGAAATCCATTCAATGTATTTCAGTATAATGTGTTGCAGCGCATGATTGCTCAGGTGACTGGTTATGAGCTTGGTGAATATATCTTTAACATTGGTGATTGCCATGTGTACACACGTCATATCGACAATTTGAAAGTTCAAATGGAAAGAGAGCAGTTTGAAGCCCCTGAATTATGGATCAATCCCGAAGTCAAAGATTTTTATGACTTTACCATTGATGATTTCAAGTTAATCAACTATAAGCATGGCGACAAGCTTTTATTTGAGGTAGCGGTTTAA
- a CDS encoding dUTP diphosphatase translates to MSMQIKIKYLDETQTRISKIEQGDWIDLRAAEDVAMKKGEFKLVPLGVAMELPEGYEAHVVPRSSTYKNFGVIQTNSMGVIDESYKGDGDFWFFPAYALRDTEMKKGDRICQFRIMKKMPAVELIEVEHLGNVDRGGHGSTGTK, encoded by the coding sequence ATGTCAATGCAAATAAAAATCAAATATCTAGATGAAACACAAACAAGAATCAGCAAAATTGAGCAAGGAGATTGGATTGATCTTCGAGCAGCTGAAGATGTTGCAATGAAAAAAGGTGAATTTAAACTTGTCCCATTAGGTGTAGCTATGGAATTGCCCGAAGGCTACGAAGCACATGTCGTTCCCCGTTCAAGTACATATAAAAACTTTGGCGTTATTCAAACAAACTCAATGGGTGTTATCGATGAGTCATACAAGGGTGACGGCGATTTCTGGTTTTTCCCCGCTTATGCGTTACGGGATACTGAAATGAAAAAAGGAGATCGGATCTGCCAGTTCAGAATCATGAAAAAGATGCCAGCAGTTGAATTGATTGAAGTAGAGCATTTAGGTAATGTAGATAGAGGCGGACACGGTTCTACGGGAACGAAGTAA
- the alr gene encoding alanine racemase: MTKLCREVWIEVNLDAIKKNLRAIRRHIPNKSKIMAVVKANGYGHGSVEVARHALEHGASELAVASVEEGIVLRKAGITAPILVLGFTSLSCVKKSADWNIELTAFQADWIQNANKILENEDSANRLGIHINVDTGMGRLGVRTKEKLLAVVNAVTASKFLRWAGIYTHFSTADEPDTTLTKLQHDTFISFLSFLKNQEIELPTVHMNNTAAAIAFPEYSADMIRLGIGMYGLYPSDYIKQLGLVKLEPALSLKARIAYVKTMRTEPRTVSYGATYIAEPDEVIATLPVGYADGYSRALSNRGFVLHRGRRVPVAGRVTMDMIMVSLGEHGEGKQGEEVVIYGQQKGAEITVDEVADMLNTINYEVVSTLSRRIPRFYIRDGEIFKVSTPVMYV, from the coding sequence ATGACAAAGCTTTGCCGAGAAGTTTGGATCGAAGTCAATCTTGATGCCATAAAAAAAAACTTGCGAGCGATTCGCCGCCATATTCCTAATAAGAGCAAAATTATGGCTGTCGTAAAAGCAAACGGTTATGGCCATGGATCTGTAGAAGTGGCGCGCCATGCTCTGGAACACGGAGCGAGTGAGCTCGCTGTTGCCAGCGTAGAGGAGGGAATCGTTTTACGAAAAGCGGGCATTACAGCACCTATCCTTGTGCTTGGTTTTACATCCCTTAGTTGTGTGAAAAAATCAGCAGATTGGAATATAGAGTTAACCGCATTCCAGGCTGATTGGATTCAAAACGCGAACAAGATATTGGAAAACGAAGATAGTGCTAATCGATTGGGTATTCATATTAATGTAGACACCGGAATGGGACGATTAGGTGTACGCACAAAAGAAAAACTTTTAGCAGTAGTGAATGCAGTAACAGCAAGTAAATTCCTAAGATGGGCAGGTATCTATACACATTTTTCAACAGCTGATGAACCAGACACTACACTAACCAAGCTGCAGCACGATACCTTTATCAGTTTTCTCAGCTTCTTAAAAAATCAAGAAATTGAATTGCCCACCGTGCATATGAACAATACGGCTGCGGCGATCGCTTTTCCTGAATATAGCGCTGATATGATTCGTTTAGGCATCGGCATGTATGGCTTATACCCTTCAGACTATATTAAACAACTAGGCCTCGTGAAGCTTGAACCTGCATTAAGTTTAAAAGCGCGAATCGCTTATGTAAAAACCATGCGGACAGAACCCCGAACCGTTAGCTATGGGGCTACATATATAGCAGAACCTGACGAAGTCATCGCCACATTGCCGGTCGGGTATGCTGACGGTTATTCTCGCGCCCTTTCCAATCGCGGGTTTGTTCTTCATCGCGGAAGACGAGTGCCAGTTGCGGGGAGAGTAACAATGGATATGATCATGGTCAGTTTAGGAGAGCATGGTGAAGGCAAACAAGGTGAGGAAGTCGTAATTTACGGTCAGCAAAAGGGAGCTGAGATCACCGTTGATGAGGTTGCTGACATGCTTAATACGATTAACTACGAAGTGGTGTCAACATTAAGCCGCCGCATCCCTCGTTTTTATATAAGAGATGGTGAGATTTTCAAGGTATCAACCCCAGTAATGTACGTGTAG
- the xylB gene encoding xylulokinase: MKYVIGIDLGTSAVKTILVNQNGKVCAETSKSYPLIQEKAGYSEQNPEDWVQQTIVALAELVSISNVEAKDIDGISYSGQMHGLVLLDQDKQVLRHAILWNDTRTTPQCKRMTEECGDHLLDITKNRVLEGFTLPKMLWVKEHEPELFKKTAVFLLPKDYVRFRMTGAIHTDYSDAAGTLLLHMTRREWSDDICNQFGISAAICPPLVESHECVGSLLPNVAAETGLLEKTKVYAGGADNACGAIGAGILSSEKTLCSIGTSGVILSCEEGNERDFKGKVHFFHHGKKDSFYTMGVTLAAGYSLDWFKRTFAPNESFEQLLQGMESIPIGANGLLYTPYLVGERTPHADSSIRGSFIGMDGAHKREHFVRAVMEGITFSLHESIELFRESGKSIHTVVSIGGGAKNETWLQMQADIFNARVIQLENEQGPAMGAAMLAAFGSRWFESLEECAEQFIREAAVFYPKEQNVQKYKTLFDLYKKIYSQTKDLNSALKSFRKA; encoded by the coding sequence ATGAAGTATGTCATTGGAATAGATCTTGGAACGAGTGCTGTTAAAACGATTTTAGTCAATCAAAACGGCAAGGTTTGTGCAGAAACGTCCAAAAGTTATCCGCTCATTCAAGAGAAGGCGGGATATAGTGAGCAAAATCCTGAAGACTGGGTGCAGCAAACAATTGTTGCATTGGCTGAATTGGTTTCTATATCTAACGTTGAAGCCAAGGACATTGACGGCATAAGCTATTCAGGACAAATGCATGGGTTGGTCCTGCTTGACCAAGATAAACAGGTGTTACGTCATGCCATTCTTTGGAATGATACCAGAACGACACCTCAATGTAAGAGGATGACCGAGGAATGCGGCGATCATCTGCTTGACATCACAAAAAACCGTGTTCTAGAAGGGTTTACATTACCAAAAATGCTATGGGTGAAGGAACATGAACCTGAACTTTTTAAAAAAACTGCTGTTTTTTTGCTTCCGAAGGACTATGTGAGATTCCGTATGACTGGTGCGATTCACACCGACTACTCCGATGCGGCAGGAACTTTACTTTTACATATGACTCGCAGGGAGTGGAGTGATGATATTTGCAACCAATTTGGTATTTCTGCAGCTATTTGTCCTCCGCTTGTTGAATCTCATGAATGTGTAGGGTCGCTGCTTCCCAACGTTGCGGCGGAGACGGGGCTATTGGAAAAAACAAAAGTGTACGCTGGGGGAGCAGATAACGCTTGCGGTGCTATCGGAGCCGGTATCCTCTCATCAGAAAAAACACTATGCAGTATTGGGACGTCAGGGGTCATACTTTCCTGCGAAGAAGGCAATGAAAGAGATTTTAAAGGGAAAGTGCATTTTTTTCATCATGGAAAAAAGGATTCTTTTTATACGATGGGAGTCACGCTTGCTGCAGGATACAGTTTGGATTGGTTTAAAAGAACGTTTGCACCAAACGAATCGTTTGAGCAATTACTGCAGGGGATGGAATCCATTCCGATAGGAGCAAATGGACTATTATACACTCCTTATTTGGTTGGTGAAAGAACGCCGCATGCGGATTCTTCTATTCGGGGAAGTTTTATCGGAATGGATGGAGCTCATAAAAGAGAGCATTTTGTGAGGGCAGTAATGGAAGGCATCACATTCTCTTTACATGAATCAATTGAGCTATTTCGCGAATCGGGAAAATCAATTCATACTGTTGTTTCTATCGGTGGGGGAGCTAAAAATGAAACGTGGCTTCAAATGCAGGCAGATATTTTCAATGCGAGGGTGATTCAGTTAGAAAATGAACAGGGCCCAGCCATGGGGGCCGCTATGTTAGCTGCTTTTGGAAGTAGGTGGTTTGAATCCCTTGAAGAATGTGCAGAGCAGTTCATTCGTGAGGCTGCTGTATTTTACCCAAAGGAACAAAATGTTCAAAAATATAAAACACTATTTGATTTGTATAAGAAAATTTACAGCCAAACAAAGGATCTCAATTCGGCTTTGAAGAGCTTTCGAAAAGCCTAA
- the xylA gene encoding xylose isomerase encodes MVHSHSSSVNYFESVNKVVYEGTDSTNPLAFKYYNAKEVIGGKTMKEHLRFSIAYWHTFTADGTDVFGAATMQRPWDQYKGMDLAKARVDAAFELFEKLDAPYFAFHDRDIAPEGSTLKETNQNVDSIVSMLKEYMRTSNVKLLWNTANMFTNPRFVHGAATSCNADVFAYAAAQVKKGLETAKELGAENYVFWGGREGYETLLNTDLKLELDNLARFMHMAVDYAKEIGYTGQFLIEPKPKEPTTHQYDTDAATTIAFLKQYGLDSHFKLNLEANHATLAGHTFEHELRIARVHGLLGSVDANQGHPLLGWDTDEFPTDLYSTTLAMYEILQNGGLGSGGLNFDAKVSRSSFEPDDLVHAHIAGMDAFARGLRVAHKLIEDRVFDDVIQHRYRSFTEGIGLEIIEGRANFHTLEQYALNHKAIKNESGRQERLKAVLNQYILEV; translated from the coding sequence ATGGTTCACTCTCATTCTAGTTCAGTTAACTATTTTGAAAGCGTAAACAAAGTGGTTTACGAAGGGACAGACTCCACTAATCCTTTAGCATTTAAATATTATAATGCTAAAGAAGTAATCGGCGGAAAAACGATGAAAGAGCATTTGCGTTTTTCGATTGCTTATTGGCATACATTTACCGCTGATGGCACAGACGTTTTTGGAGCGGCTACGATGCAAAGACCGTGGGATCAGTATAAAGGAATGGATCTGGCCAAGGCGAGAGTAGATGCAGCATTTGAGCTGTTTGAAAAACTGGATGCACCATATTTTGCTTTTCATGACCGAGATATTGCACCGGAAGGAAGTACGTTAAAAGAGACGAATCAAAATGTAGACAGTATCGTGAGCATGTTGAAAGAATACATGAGAACCAGCAACGTTAAGCTATTATGGAATACTGCAAACATGTTCACGAATCCCCGTTTCGTCCATGGTGCCGCGACTTCCTGCAATGCAGATGTGTTTGCGTATGCTGCAGCACAAGTAAAAAAAGGGCTAGAAACAGCAAAAGAACTTGGCGCCGAGAATTATGTGTTTTGGGGCGGCCGTGAAGGATACGAAACACTGTTAAATACCGATTTGAAATTAGAGCTTGATAATTTGGCCAGATTTATGCATATGGCAGTGGATTATGCGAAGGAAATCGGGTATACAGGGCAGTTTTTGATTGAACCAAAACCAAAAGAGCCGACCACTCATCAATATGATACAGATGCAGCAACAACCATTGCCTTTTTAAAGCAATATGGCTTAGACAGTCATTTTAAATTAAATCTCGAAGCCAATCATGCCACATTAGCCGGACATACATTTGAACATGAATTACGCATAGCAAGAGTACATGGTCTGCTTGGCTCTGTTGACGCGAACCAAGGTCATCCTCTTTTAGGCTGGGACACGGATGAATTTCCGACAGATTTATATTCTACGACATTAGCAATGTACGAGATCCTGCAAAATGGCGGCCTTGGTAGCGGCGGATTAAACTTTGACGCGAAGGTCAGCAGATCTTCTTTTGAGCCTGATGATTTAGTGCATGCCCATATTGCGGGGATGGATGCATTTGCAAGAGGATTGAGAGTAGCCCATAAATTAATCGAAGATCGTGTGTTTGATGATGTGATTCAACATCGTTATCGCAGCTTTACTGAAGGAATTGGTCTTGAAATTATAGAAGGAAGAGCTAATTTCCATACTCTTGAGCAATATGCGCTAAATCATAAAGCGATTAAAAACGAATCAGGAAGACAGGAGCGATTAAAAGCGGTATTGAACCAATACATTTTAGAAGTATAA
- the xylR gene encoding transcriptional repressor XylR, producing the protein MDIADQTFVKKVNQKLLLKEILKNSPISRAKLSEKTGLNKSTVSSQVNTLMKENLVFEIGQGQSSGGRRPVMLVFNQKAGYSVGIDVGVDYINGILTDLEGTIVLDQHHHLECHSPEITKDILVNMIHHFMTHMPQSPYGLIGIGICVPGLIDENQKIVFTPNSNWRNIDLKPFIQETFNIPVFIENEANAGAYGEKVFGAAKNHENIIYASISTGIGIGVIINNHLYRGVSGFSGEMGHMTIDFNGPKCSCGNRGCWELYASEKALLTTLQTKEKKVSTQDIIDLAHLNDIGTLNALQNFGFYLGIGLTNILNTFNPQAIILRNSIIESHPMVLQSIRSEVLSRGYSQFANSYELLPSSLGKSAPALGMSSIVIEHFLDIVT; encoded by the coding sequence GTGGATATCGCAGATCAAACCTTTGTCAAAAAAGTAAATCAAAAATTATTATTAAAAGAAATACTTAAGAACTCACCTATTTCAAGAGCAAAATTATCTGAAAAGACTGGATTAAATAAATCAACTGTTTCATCACAGGTAAACACATTAATGAAAGAAAACCTTGTATTTGAAATCGGCCAGGGCCAATCAAGCGGCGGCAGAAGACCTGTCATGCTTGTTTTTAATCAAAAGGCGGGATACTCCGTAGGGATAGACGTTGGTGTGGATTATATTAATGGCATTTTAACAGACCTTGAAGGGACGATCGTCCTGGATCAACACCATCATTTGGAATGTCATTCTCCAGAAATAACGAAAGACATTCTAGTGAATATGATTCATCACTTTATGACACATATGCCACAATCTCCGTACGGGCTTATTGGTATAGGGATATGCGTTCCTGGGCTCATTGATGAAAATCAAAAAATTGTTTTCACTCCGAACTCCAACTGGAGAAATATTGACTTAAAACCTTTCATTCAAGAGACGTTCAATATTCCTGTTTTTATTGAAAATGAGGCAAATGCCGGTGCATATGGAGAAAAAGTATTCGGTGCTGCAAAAAATCACGAAAACATTATTTATGCAAGTATCAGTACAGGAATAGGGATCGGTGTCATTATCAACAATCATTTATATAGAGGGGTAAGCGGATTTTCTGGAGAAATGGGACATATGACAATAGATTTTAATGGACCTAAATGCAGTTGCGGAAACCGAGGCTGCTGGGAATTGTATGCCTCCGAGAAGGCTTTATTAACAACTCTTCAGACGAAAGAGAAAAAAGTGTCCACTCAAGATATCATAGACCTCGCCCATCTGAATGATATTGGAACTTTAAACGCGCTACAAAATTTTGGATTCTATTTAGGCATAGGCCTTACCAATATTTTAAATACGTTCAACCCACAAGCCATCATTTTAAGAAACAGCATCATCGAATCGCATCCAATGGTTTTACAATCAATTAGAAGTGAAGTGTTATCTAGGGGTTATTCCCAATTTGCCAATAGCTATGAGTTATTGCCATCTTCCTTAGGAAAGAGTGCACCTGCATTAGGAATGTCTTCTATTGTGATTGAACATTTTCTAGATATCGTTACATGA
- the xynB gene encoding xylan 1,4-beta-xylosidase — protein sequence MKIINPVLKGFNPDPSICRVGEDYYIAVSTFEWFPGVQIHHSKDLVNWHLVAHPLQRVSQLDMKGNPNSGGVWAPCLSYSDGRFWLVYTDVKVVDGAWKDCHNYLVTCETVNGDWGEPITLNSSGFDASLFHDTDGKKYLLNMLWDQRIDRHSFGGIVIQEYSDKEQKLIGKPKVIFKGTDRKLTEAPHLYRIGNYYYLLTAEGGTRFEHAATIARSANIEGPYEVHPDNPLLTSWHDPENPLQKCGHASIVQTHTGEWYLAHLTGRPIHPDDDSIFQQRGYCPLGRETAIQKLYWKDEWPYVAGGKEGSLEVEAPAVSEKVFPATCPEVDEFVDPTLNIHFQTLRIPFTNELGSLTQVPNHLRLYGHESLTSTFTQAFVARRWQSLHFEAETAVEFYPENFQQAAGLVNYYNTENWTALQVTHDEELGRILELTICDNFSFSQPLKNKIVIPHEVKYIYLRVSVEKENYYYFYSFNKEDWRKIDIALESKKLSDDYIRGGGFFTGAFVGMQCQDTSGNHIPADFRYFRYKEK from the coding sequence ATGAAGATTATCAATCCAGTACTTAAAGGATTCAATCCCGATCCAAGTATTTGTAGGGTAGGAGAGGATTATTATATCGCTGTATCTACATTTGAGTGGTTTCCAGGAGTACAGATACATCACTCAAAAGATTTAGTGAATTGGCACTTAGTTGCACATCCATTACAGAGAGTTTCACAATTAGACATGAAAGGAAACCCTAACTCAGGGGGGGTTTGGGCGCCATGTTTAAGTTATAGCGACGGAAGGTTTTGGCTCGTCTATACGGATGTTAAGGTCGTAGATGGCGCTTGGAAAGATTGTCACAATTATTTGGTGACTTGTGAAACGGTTAATGGTGACTGGGGAGAACCGATTACATTAAATAGCTCGGGGTTTGATGCATCTTTATTTCATGATACAGATGGGAAAAAATATTTATTAAATATGTTATGGGATCAGCGTATTGATCGGCATTCATTTGGAGGAATAGTCATACAAGAGTATTCTGATAAGGAGCAAAAATTAATTGGTAAACCGAAAGTTATATTTAAAGGAACGGATAGAAAACTGACAGAAGCTCCGCACCTTTATCGTATCGGGAACTATTATTATTTATTAACTGCAGAAGGAGGAACACGGTTCGAACACGCTGCTACAATTGCCCGTTCTGCAAATATTGAAGGGCCATATGAAGTTCATCCCGATAATCCACTCTTAACATCGTGGCATGACCCAGAAAATCCGCTGCAAAAATGTGGACATGCCTCCATTGTTCAAACACATACAGGTGAGTGGTATTTAGCTCATTTAACAGGGCGTCCCATACATCCTGACGATGATTCCATTTTTCAGCAGAGAGGATATTGTCCTTTGGGCAGAGAAACAGCTATTCAAAAACTCTATTGGAAAGATGAATGGCCTTATGTAGCAGGTGGAAAAGAAGGAAGCTTGGAGGTAGAAGCCCCGGCTGTATCAGAAAAGGTGTTTCCAGCAACCTGCCCGGAAGTTGATGAATTCGTAGATCCAACATTAAATATTCATTTTCAAACGTTAAGGATCCCATTTACAAATGAATTAGGCTCGTTGACTCAAGTGCCAAATCATTTGCGATTATACGGTCATGAATCATTAACCTCGACATTTACTCAGGCATTTGTCGCCAGACGCTGGCAAAGTCTCCATTTTGAAGCGGAAACTGCAGTTGAGTTTTACCCGGAGAATTTTCAACAAGCCGCCGGATTGGTGAACTACTACAATACCGAAAACTGGACGGCTCTTCAAGTCACGCATGATGAAGAACTTGGCCGTATTCTTGAATTAACAATATGTGATAACTTCTCTTTTTCACAGCCATTGAAAAATAAAATTGTGATTCCTCATGAGGTAAAGTATATCTATCTAAGAGTAAGCGTTGAAAAGGAAAACTATTATTATTTCTATTCGTTTAACAAAGAAGATTGGAGAAAAATTGACATTGCATTGGAATCGAAAAAATTATCAGATGATTATATTCGTGGAGGAGGCTTCTTCACAGGTGCTTTTGTAGGAATGCAATGTCAAGATACAAGTGGAAATCATATTCCGGCCGACTTTAGATATTTTCGTTATAAAGAAAAATAA
- a CDS encoding MFS transporter encodes MLSENVKKIRMVEKVGYASGDFACNLIYATVSTYLLFFYTDVFGLSAATAGTMFLVVRIIDALADPFIGTIVDRTNSRFGRFRPYLLFGAFPFVILAILCFTTPDFSDMGKLIYAYITYVGLSLTYTMINVPYGALTSAMTRNNQEVVSITSVRMLFANLGGLVVAFFVPLLAAYLSDISGNESLGWQLTMGILGMIGAFLLIFCFKSTKERVTLQKSDEKIKFSDIFEQFHVNRPLVVLSIFFIIIFGVNSISNSVGIYYVTYNLGREDLVKWYGLIGSLPALVILPFIPKLHQRLGKKKLLNYALLLNIIGLLALLFVPPSNIYLILFFRLIAAAGSLTAGGYMWALIPETIEYGEYRTGKRMGGLIYAIIGFFFKFGMALGGGVPGLVLDKFGYVANQAQTPEALTGILITTTIIPAILLVLAMIDIHFYNLDEKKYKNMLRELENRDKVYLDHIDDFKA; translated from the coding sequence ATGCTCAGTGAAAATGTAAAGAAGATTAGGATGGTTGAAAAAGTTGGATATGCGTCCGGGGATTTCGCATGTAATTTAATTTATGCAACGGTGTCTACTTATCTTTTGTTCTTCTATACAGATGTATTTGGTTTATCGGCGGCAACAGCCGGCACGATGTTTTTAGTGGTTAGAATAATTGACGCTCTCGCTGATCCTTTTATTGGAACAATAGTAGACAGAACGAACAGCAGATTTGGACGCTTTAGACCGTATCTATTATTCGGAGCTTTCCCATTTGTCATACTGGCCATACTCTGTTTTACAACTCCAGATTTTTCGGATATGGGGAAATTAATATATGCCTATATCACCTATGTTGGCTTGTCGCTTACATATACAATGATAAACGTTCCATATGGCGCGTTAACTTCTGCAATGACTAGAAATAATCAAGAAGTTGTTAGCATAACATCCGTTCGCATGCTATTTGCAAATCTTGGAGGACTTGTCGTTGCTTTTTTTGTTCCCTTACTGGCTGCCTATTTAAGCGATATTTCCGGTAACGAATCTCTTGGCTGGCAACTAACCATGGGTATTTTGGGTATGATAGGCGCGTTCCTTTTAATCTTTTGTTTTAAAAGCACAAAAGAGCGTGTCACTCTTCAAAAATCTGACGAAAAAATTAAATTTTCCGATATATTTGAGCAATTTCATGTGAATCGTCCCCTTGTTGTATTAAGTATTTTCTTTATTATCATTTTCGGAGTGAATTCAATCAGTAATTCAGTAGGCATTTATTACGTGACGTATAACTTAGGAAGAGAGGATTTAGTGAAGTGGTACGGTTTGATAGGAAGCTTGCCTGCATTGGTCATTTTACCTTTTATTCCAAAGCTTCATCAGCGATTGGGGAAGAAGAAATTACTAAACTATGCATTATTACTGAATATAATCGGCCTCCTAGCTTTACTGTTTGTTCCGCCAAGTAATATATACCTCATACTCTTCTTTCGATTAATCGCTGCTGCTGGAAGCCTCACTGCCGGGGGATATATGTGGGCGCTCATTCCTGAAACAATAGAATATGGCGAGTATAGGACTGGGAAAAGAATGGGCGGGCTCATATATGCTATCATCGGGTTTTTCTTTAAATTTGGCATGGCCTTGGGAGGGGGCGTACCGGGATTGGTTCTTGATAAGTTTGGATATGTGGCAAACCAGGCACAAACGCCCGAGGCATTAACGGGCATTTTAATTACAACTACCATTATTCCCGCGATTTTGCTTGTTTTAGCCATGATCGATATTCATTTCTATAACTTAGATGAGAAAAAATATAAAAATATGCTTCGAGAATTAGAGAATAGAGACAAAGTTTATTTGGATCATATTGATGATTTCAAAGCTTAA